A genomic window from Haladaptatus caseinilyticus includes:
- a CDS encoding DUF6517 family protein, translating to MARKLLAGTFLAVLVLTSGCLGFILGDTLAFSANKATVGDGALSDTGYTKASEKQVETKRSFEVAGESREVKVTNWVTQYEKSIGISGIAEGTVAKVTVLSSPTFEVADKPINPIARYSNKQLVEKFVSKYKNVDDIRETGTKNVTMLGTETTVSTFSATARSNGASIEVNIHVTKVEHGEDVVVVMGVYPKQLDESENIYRLIEGVEHEQ from the coding sequence ATGGCACGCAAACTACTCGCTGGCACGTTTCTCGCAGTACTCGTCCTCACGAGTGGCTGTCTCGGGTTTATTCTCGGAGATACGCTGGCATTCAGCGCCAACAAAGCGACCGTCGGCGACGGGGCGCTTTCGGACACAGGATACACGAAGGCAAGCGAAAAGCAGGTAGAGACCAAGCGGTCGTTCGAAGTCGCGGGGGAGAGCCGTGAGGTAAAAGTGACCAACTGGGTCACGCAGTACGAGAAATCCATCGGCATCTCGGGCATAGCCGAGGGAACCGTCGCGAAGGTCACGGTACTCAGCAGTCCGACGTTCGAAGTCGCGGACAAGCCGATCAATCCGATCGCGCGCTACAGCAACAAGCAGTTGGTCGAGAAGTTCGTCTCGAAATACAAAAACGTCGACGACATTCGGGAAACCGGTACGAAGAACGTGACCATGCTCGGCACCGAAACCACGGTTTCGACGTTCTCTGCCACTGCGCGGTCGAACGGTGCGAGCATCGAGGTCAACATTCACGTCACGAAAGTCGAACACGGTGAGGATGTGGTTGTGGTGATGGGCGTATATCCAAAGCAGTTAGACGAATCCGAAAACATCTACCGACTCATCGAAGGCGTCGAACACGAACAGTAA